One Oryza glaberrima chromosome 10, OglaRS2, whole genome shotgun sequence DNA segment encodes these proteins:
- the LOC127752408 gene encoding VAN3-binding protein-like isoform X1: MEHFTRGVVLGMPSIQRCHSLSCQMAERPQIDVRKAVIQCKEESRCSKCCHPADMPIIPEQAMEFLSRTWSPSSSDFFQTLRTSSEHRQPEKAIKDEEGNEEKDEERHLSTVNFSGGKSQFFNQTWQLNAGYMKAILRGHFLSAVSVTGRQRKKRKEELRLHAAQARAAVSVAQLAAAIAGIVSVCELRPDNLKYVEAADSKKMGTVLASAAALVATVCTEAAELAGTNRSGVTSAVKTGVESCSSAELLTLTATAATCLRGAAALKLRADVRGIGSNNNSVGTSTTSIHKDTTLRVRLPCGSVRLRKVAVFPQCDRVVLRLGKKHLHGAFSTYKNYEVLDVSSNGGDVVVDGMVLFPLVLRTAAGVVQLLLDSQMHCKVWKNAIEGILSDQNVKHAKL; encoded by the exons ATGGAGCATTTCACAAGAGGAGTGGTGCTCGGGATGCCTTCCATCCAAAGATGCCATTCACTGTCATGTCAAATG GCAGAGCGCCCACAGATTGATGTGCGGAAAGCAGTGATCCAGTGTAAAGAGGAATCACGGTGCTCAAAATGCTGCCATCCTGCAGATATGCCGATCATTCCTGAGCAGGCAATGGAGTTCCTCTCTCGAACATGGAGCCCCTCATCATCAGATTTCTTCCAA ACCCTTAGAACATCATCTGAACACCGTCAGCCAGAGAAGGCAATCAAAGACGAAGAGGGAAATGAAGAAAAAGATGAAGAGAGACATCTGTCCACGGTCAATTTCAGTGGAGGCAAAAGCCAATTCTTCAACCAGACATGG CAACTCAACGCTGGCTACATGAAAGCAATTCTTCGAGGTCATTTCTTGAGTGCTGTTTCGGTCACTGGACGCCAGCGAAAGAAGAGGAAAGAAGAGCTCAGGCTGCACGCAGCACAGGCCCGCGCGGCTGTCTCGGTTGCTCAGCTCGCCGCAGCAATCGCAGGCATCGTGTCGGTGTGCGAACTGAGGCCGGACAACCTGAAGTATGTCGAGGCTGCTGACAGCAAGAAGATGGGCACAGTGCTTGCTTCCGCTGCTGCGCTGGTGGCCACCGTCTGCACGGAGGCTGCAGAGCTCGCTGGGACCAACAGGTCCGGCGTGACTTCCGCCGTGAAAACTGGAGTCGAGAGCTGCTCCTCTGCTGAACTGCTCACCCTCACGGCCACTGCTGCTACAT GTCTGAGAGGAGCTGCAGCACTGAAACTGAGGGCAGACGTCAGGGGAATCGGTAGCAACAACAACTCAGTTGGCACCAGCACTACTAGCATCCACAAAGACACAACTCTCAGGGTTAGGCTGCCTTGTG GGAGCGTGCGACTGAGGAAGGTGGCTGTCTTTCCACAGTGCGACAGAGTAGTACTGAGGCTGGGGAAGAAACATCTGCACGGGGCATTCTCAACCTACAAAAATT ATGAGGTGCTTGACGTCTCCAGCAACGGCGGCGATGTGGTGGTGGACGGCATGGTGTTGTTCCCGCTGGTGCTCA